A genomic segment from Desulfovibrio aminophilus encodes:
- a CDS encoding tlde1 domain-containing protein, with translation MLRDREGRKLWIQTERGEFDPLESYQQIDERRKSQSGPDWWVVAKEPNWAPPKRRMSLVAGGLGGHTKPNSHGDQQPYDELGRYAGPGEGAWSEKPKEEKPRDGSLLSAFQETGEAGWGKARLENTLELPDWPHEGNVFPEGTDGEQAQSRGKVFLPPPPPPSKGPYLIWSQSKGTLTDQDGNPLGNGYSGKGKPGEKDAGRNNPGREGEVGVGPIPRGNWTIEVVDSDEYVGRLAPPVIRLKPDAATRARVKAMGRDPDSFLIHGNAPDNDASKGCIVLNKPTRDMLAKSEGAVIHVQK, from the coding sequence ATGCTGCGGGACAGAGAAGGACGGAAATTGTGGATTCAGACGGAACGCGGTGAGTTCGACCCGCTGGAGTCGTACCAGCAGATCGACGAACGCAGAAAGTCCCAGTCCGGCCCGGACTGGTGGGTGGTGGCCAAGGAACCGAACTGGGCTCCGCCCAAGCGGCGGATGTCCCTGGTGGCTGGAGGCCTCGGTGGGCACACCAAGCCCAACTCCCACGGCGACCAGCAGCCCTATGACGAGCTGGGCCGCTACGCCGGACCCGGAGAAGGGGCCTGGAGCGAGAAGCCCAAGGAGGAAAAACCCCGGGACGGAAGCCTGCTTTCCGCCTTTCAGGAAACCGGCGAAGCCGGGTGGGGAAAGGCGCGGCTGGAGAACACGCTGGAGCTGCCGGATTGGCCGCATGAAGGGAATGTCTTTCCTGAAGGCACGGACGGGGAGCAGGCCCAAAGCCGGGGCAAGGTGTTTTTGCCGCCTCCGCCTCCGCCCTCGAAAGGCCCCTACCTGATCTGGAGCCAGAGCAAGGGGACGCTGACCGATCAGGATGGGAATCCTCTGGGCAACGGCTACTCCGGCAAGGGCAAACCCGGGGAAAAGGACGCGGGCCGAAACAACCCGGGCCGTGAGGGCGAGGTGGGTGTCGGCCCCATACCACGCGGGAACTGGACGATCGAAGTGGTTGATTCCGATGAATACGTAGGGCGACTGGCGCCGCCGGTCATCCGCCTGAAACCAGACGCGGCGACCCGCGCGCGGGTCAAGGCCATGGGTCGCGATCCCGACAGCTTCCTGATTCACGGAAACGCCCCGGACAACGACGCCTCCAAGGGCTGCATCGTTCTCAATAAGCCAACGCGGGATATGTTGGCGAAAAGTGAAGGAGCCGTCATCCATGTCCAAAAATAA
- the rny gene encoding ribonuclease Y — MITTILMAGAIAVIGVASGFALNAYIANKRNDDARGLADRIVEEARKEAEAMKKEIRLQAQDEVFHLKKEQETEFKSRDHDLKRQESRLQEKEERLESKLEKLAQKESEVIELQKKLISQEKNLEEMTGEIESKAEEQERRLQEISGLTREEAKERLLTEIESKTRHEAAKMVRLIETEAREVASKKSKEILSLAIQRYAGDYVSEQTVTAVTLPSEDMKGRIIGREGRNIRALEAATGVDLIIDDTPETVVLSAYSPLKREVAKQSLERLIHDGRIHPARIEDIVRKVEQEMDVKLREIGEQATFDVGVHGIHPELVRLLGQLHYRTSFSQNVLQHSLEVAFLCGVMAAELGLDEKKAKRAGLLHDIGKAVDHEVEGPHAVIGADLAKKHGEQEDIIHAIAAHHADVPPQSILANLVQAADALSGARPGARKELLENYVKRLEELEGLATGFDGVTKAYAIQAGREIRVMVDADRVSDDETHLLVKDIAEKIENNMTYPGQIRVTVIREKRAVGYAK; from the coding sequence ATGATCACCACCATCCTCATGGCCGGGGCCATCGCCGTCATCGGCGTGGCGTCCGGTTTCGCCCTCAACGCATACATCGCCAACAAGCGCAACGACGACGCCCGGGGACTGGCCGACCGAATCGTGGAGGAGGCCCGCAAGGAGGCCGAGGCCATGAAGAAGGAGATCCGTCTCCAGGCCCAGGACGAGGTCTTCCACCTGAAGAAGGAGCAGGAGACCGAGTTCAAGAGCCGCGACCACGACCTGAAGCGCCAGGAGTCGCGCCTCCAGGAAAAGGAGGAGCGGCTGGAGAGCAAGCTCGAAAAGCTGGCCCAGAAGGAGTCCGAGGTCATCGAGCTGCAGAAGAAGCTCATCAGCCAGGAGAAGAACCTGGAGGAGATGACCGGCGAGATCGAGTCCAAGGCCGAGGAGCAGGAGCGCCGCCTGCAGGAGATTTCCGGGCTCACCCGCGAGGAGGCCAAGGAGCGCCTGCTCACGGAGATCGAGTCCAAGACCCGCCACGAGGCCGCCAAGATGGTCCGGCTCATCGAGACCGAGGCCCGCGAGGTGGCGTCCAAGAAGTCCAAGGAGATCCTCTCCCTGGCGATCCAGCGCTACGCCGGAGACTACGTCTCGGAGCAGACCGTCACGGCCGTGACCCTGCCCTCCGAGGACATGAAGGGCCGGATCATCGGCCGCGAGGGCCGCAACATCCGCGCCCTGGAGGCCGCCACCGGCGTGGACCTGATCATCGACGACACCCCGGAGACCGTGGTGCTCTCGGCCTACAGCCCGCTCAAGCGCGAGGTGGCCAAGCAGTCCCTGGAGCGGCTCATCCACGACGGCCGCATCCACCCGGCGCGCATCGAGGACATCGTGCGCAAGGTGGAGCAGGAGATGGACGTCAAGCTGCGCGAGATCGGCGAGCAGGCCACCTTCGACGTGGGCGTCCACGGCATCCACCCCGAACTCGTCCGCCTGCTGGGCCAGCTCCACTACCGCACGAGCTTCTCCCAGAACGTGCTCCAGCACTCCCTGGAGGTGGCCTTCCTCTGCGGCGTGATGGCCGCCGAGCTGGGCCTGGACGAGAAGAAGGCCAAGCGCGCGGGCCTGCTGCACGACATCGGCAAGGCCGTGGACCACGAGGTCGAGGGCCCGCACGCGGTGATCGGCGCGGACCTGGCCAAGAAGCACGGCGAGCAGGAGGACATCATCCACGCCATCGCCGCCCACCACGCCGACGTGCCGCCCCAGAGCATCCTGGCCAACCTCGTGCAGGCCGCCGACGCCCTCTCCGGGGCCCGGCCCGGCGCGCGCAAGGAGCTCCTGGAGAACTACGTCAAGCGCCTGGAGGAGCTGGAGGGCCTGGCCACGGGCTTCGACGGCGTGACCAAGGCCTACGCCATCCAGGCCGGACGCGAGATCCGCGTCATGGTCGACGCCGACCGGGTGAGCGACGACGAGACCCATCTGCTGGTCAAGGACATCGCCGAGAAGATCGAGAACAACATGACCTACCCCGGCCAGATCCGGGTCACGGTCATCCGCGAGAAACGCGCCGTGGGCTACGCCAAGTAG
- a CDS encoding PAS domain S-box protein — protein MPRRATPLHILLLLTALLSVLAGVCRAEPPDAAGKTVRVAVLKNFPPMYLTDENGFPDGFAPEVVRRVLTRAGLTPLWVQEDDWNGLVDAVREGRADITALSPTPERAEVLDFGRPFLTSPPVLLVRSEGSGGIRDFTDMAGKTVALMRGSILPPALGELPGLRVVRGLGMEQNLFALLAGEVDAVLAGKLELQFMIRRAGMEHLVRFAPGPDMEYKRSLASAKNRPDLPARLNPLVEELVRSPEYQDMVERWYGKPVPFWTRARLGWTLGGGFALALLGFWLWHYRRVLRLNRRLAESLGQAQEAREALHHTGAMLEAVVRASPVAILVLDEQGLVRLWNPAAESLFGWSESEAMGRIPPVVQEEKLPEYHAIIAQILNGKRFTGLELQRRRRNGGELILSLHAAPLTDAGGRPEGVLGMLLDITARKQAENAHRQSEERLRLALDATRDGIWDWDLETGEVYRSPNDQRLLGYVPGEMTVGHESWTRHIHPEDQGRVATAQRRHIEEGAPYEIRYRVLTRDGVQRWIYSRGMVVAWDGQGRARRMVGVHQDISGMVQTQEELAAANEELAATNEELVQTNDEIMAEIGRRRQVEDALRRAGVAAEAASRTKSEFLANMSHEIRTPLNGMLGMLQLLKDTGLDGEQRECTQTALDSGRHLLTILNDVLDFSQMEAGALSLVIEPLDVPLVLASVDKLFGPVCRSRGLVFEIHADPALSRGMLGDPARLRQVLFNLAGNAVKFTETGFVRVEAYPLPPTRPGEARVFFTVSDSGVGIPDDRLHDIFEPFTQVDGTLTRRHQGTGLGLSIVKRLVTLMGGNVAIESELGVGTSVHFCIRAEAASRPWRPAMVSRPEAPPTPTLRVLVAEDDAINRTLAARFLEKLGHVAIQAENGRRAVDILRQEGIDCVLMDVQMPVMDGIAATRAIRSDPDLGDKALVPVIALTAHAMLGDRERCLEAGMDGYLAKPLDLEDLKAALRKHCKGAGGLRPHS, from the coding sequence ATGCCGAGACGCGCGACGCCGCTCCATATCCTCCTGCTCCTGACGGCGCTTCTTTCCGTCCTGGCGGGCGTATGCCGGGCCGAGCCCCCGGACGCGGCCGGAAAGACCGTGCGCGTGGCCGTGCTGAAGAACTTCCCGCCCATGTATCTCACCGACGAGAACGGCTTTCCCGACGGCTTCGCGCCGGAGGTGGTCCGCCGCGTGCTGACCCGGGCCGGGCTGACCCCGCTCTGGGTCCAGGAGGACGACTGGAACGGGCTGGTGGACGCGGTGCGCGAGGGGCGGGCCGACATCACGGCCCTGTCCCCCACGCCGGAGCGGGCCGAAGTCCTGGACTTCGGCAGGCCCTTCCTGACCTCCCCGCCGGTGCTCCTGGTCCGTTCCGAAGGCTCGGGCGGCATCCGGGACTTCACGGACATGGCCGGGAAGACCGTGGCCCTCATGCGCGGCAGCATCCTGCCCCCGGCCCTGGGCGAACTGCCCGGCCTGCGCGTGGTGCGGGGACTGGGCATGGAACAGAACCTCTTCGCCCTGCTGGCCGGGGAGGTGGACGCCGTGCTGGCCGGAAAGCTGGAGTTGCAGTTCATGATCCGGCGCGCGGGCATGGAGCACCTGGTGCGCTTCGCGCCCGGGCCGGACATGGAATACAAACGGTCCCTCGCTTCGGCCAAGAACCGCCCGGACCTGCCGGCGCGCCTGAACCCCCTGGTGGAGGAGCTGGTGCGTTCGCCGGAATACCAGGACATGGTCGAACGCTGGTACGGCAAGCCCGTTCCCTTCTGGACCCGGGCGCGCCTGGGCTGGACCCTGGGCGGCGGCTTCGCCCTGGCCCTGCTCGGCTTCTGGCTCTGGCACTACCGCCGGGTGCTGCGCCTGAACCGCCGCCTGGCCGAGAGCCTGGGCCAGGCCCAGGAGGCGCGCGAGGCCCTGCATCACACCGGAGCCATGCTGGAGGCCGTGGTCCGGGCCTCGCCCGTGGCCATCCTGGTGCTCGACGAACAGGGGCTGGTGCGGCTCTGGAATCCGGCGGCCGAGAGCCTCTTCGGCTGGAGCGAAAGCGAGGCCATGGGCCGGATTCCGCCCGTGGTCCAGGAGGAGAAACTCCCGGAATACCACGCCATCATCGCCCAGATATTGAACGGCAAACGGTTCACGGGCCTGGAGCTGCAAAGGCGGCGCCGGAACGGCGGGGAGCTGATCCTCTCCCTGCACGCCGCCCCCCTGACCGACGCCGGGGGCCGCCCCGAGGGCGTGCTCGGCATGCTCCTGGACATCACCGCCCGCAAGCAGGCCGAAAACGCCCACCGCCAGAGCGAGGAGCGCCTGCGCCTGGCCCTGGACGCCACCCGCGACGGCATCTGGGACTGGGACCTGGAGACCGGCGAAGTCTACCGCAGCCCCAACGACCAACGGCTCCTGGGCTACGTCCCGGGCGAGATGACTGTCGGCCACGAATCCTGGACACGGCACATTCATCCCGAAGATCAAGGGCGCGTGGCGACGGCCCAACGGCGGCACATCGAGGAGGGCGCGCCCTACGAAATCCGCTACCGGGTGCTCACCCGCGACGGCGTCCAACGCTGGATCTACTCGCGCGGCATGGTGGTGGCCTGGGACGGCCAGGGCAGGGCCCGGCGCATGGTCGGCGTGCACCAGGACATCAGCGGCATGGTCCAGACCCAGGAGGAGCTGGCCGCGGCCAACGAGGAGCTGGCGGCCACCAACGAGGAGTTGGTCCAGACCAACGACGAGATCATGGCCGAGATCGGCCGCCGCCGCCAGGTGGAGGACGCCCTGCGCCGGGCCGGAGTGGCGGCCGAGGCCGCCAGCCGGACCAAGAGCGAGTTCCTGGCCAACATGAGCCACGAGATCCGCACCCCGCTCAACGGCATGCTCGGCATGCTCCAGCTCCTCAAGGACACCGGCCTGGACGGGGAACAGCGGGAATGCACCCAGACCGCCCTGGACTCGGGCCGCCACCTGCTGACCATCCTCAACGACGTGCTGGACTTCTCCCAGATGGAGGCCGGGGCCCTCTCCCTGGTCATCGAGCCCCTGGACGTGCCCCTGGTCCTGGCCTCGGTGGACAAGCTCTTCGGCCCGGTCTGCCGGAGCCGGGGCCTGGTCTTCGAGATCCACGCCGACCCCGCCCTCTCCCGGGGCATGCTGGGCGATCCGGCGCGGCTGCGCCAGGTGCTCTTCAACCTGGCGGGCAACGCCGTGAAGTTCACCGAGACCGGCTTCGTGCGCGTGGAGGCCTATCCCCTGCCGCCCACCCGGCCGGGCGAGGCGCGGGTCTTCTTCACGGTCTCGGACTCCGGGGTGGGCATCCCGGACGACCGGCTGCACGACATCTTCGAGCCCTTCACCCAGGTGGACGGCACCCTCACCCGCCGCCACCAGGGCACGGGCCTGGGCCTGTCCATCGTCAAGCGCCTGGTGACGCTCATGGGCGGCAACGTGGCCATCGAGAGCGAGCTGGGCGTGGGCACCTCGGTGCATTTCTGCATCCGCGCCGAGGCCGCCTCCCGGCCCTGGCGGCCCGCCATGGTCTCCAGGCCGGAGGCCCCGCCCACGCCGACCCTGCGCGTGCTCGTGGCCGAGGACGACGCCATCAACCGCACGCTGGCCGCGCGCTTCCTGGAAAAGCTCGGCCACGTGGCGATCCAGGCCGAGAACGGCCGCCGGGCCGTGGACATCCTGCGCCAGGAGGGAATCGACTGCGTGCTCATGGACGTGCAGATGCCGGTGATGGACGGCATCGCCGCCACCCGCGCCATCCGCTCGGACCCGGACCTGGGCGACAAGGCCCTGGTGCCGGTCATCGCGCTCACGGCCCACGCCATGCTCGGGGACCGCGAGCGCTGCCTGGAGGCGGGCATGGACGGTTACCTGGCCAAACCCCTGGACCTGGAAGACCTCAAGGCCGCCCTGCGCAAACACTGCAAGGGGGCTGG
- a CDS encoding cell division protein ZapA, translating into MPRYTLTLLGLEITFKTDADNGRIEAARTLIEDRFAELVRNGGNISKEKLLTFLALGLADDYLESESKLRRLEARISGMLEKTPGR; encoded by the coding sequence ATGCCGCGCTACACGCTGACCCTGCTCGGCCTCGAGATCACCTTCAAGACCGATGCGGACAATGGCCGCATCGAGGCCGCCCGGACGCTCATCGAGGACCGCTTCGCGGAACTGGTGCGCAACGGCGGCAATATCAGCAAGGAAAAGTTGCTGACGTTCCTGGCCCTCGGTTTGGCGGACGATTACCTTGAGTCCGAGTCCAAGCTGAGGCGGCTGGAAGCCCGGATCAGCGGGATGCTGGAGAAAACGCCGGGGCGCTGA
- the glmU gene encoding bifunctional UDP-N-acetylglucosamine diphosphorylase/glucosamine-1-phosphate N-acetyltransferase GlmU encodes MPHHDAAALVLAAGKGTRMHSDKPKVLHTLLNEPMLGYVFAALESLFGPAVLTVVGFGADQVRRAYPGREAAFVTQTEQLGTGHALQTALGALRKLGRTHCLVVNGDTPLLETATVERFLAEAKGADVAFATITPEHPGAFGRVIRDADDRVAAIVEAKDLDPAKHGDPREVNAGVYFLRLDAAAPLLDKLTNANKSGEYYITDLVGLAREAGLSVKGVRCGEDVNLMGINSPLELTEAEEHLRRRILRAWQARGVLAHRPELVSVGPRVRLEPGCELRGPCELYGTTSVARGASVGSHCVLTDSSVAENAQVREFCHLEQAQVGPECQVGPYARLRPGAVLEQAARVGNFVEMKKATLRKGAKANHLTYLGDADVGEKANVGAGTITCNYDGKNKFRTEIGAGAFIGSNTALVAPVTVGENALVGAGSVITKDVPAGQMGIARGRQTNLPRRNKAS; translated from the coding sequence ATGCCGCATCACGACGCAGCCGCCCTGGTCCTTGCCGCGGGCAAGGGCACGCGCATGCATTCGGACAAGCCCAAGGTCCTGCACACGCTTCTGAACGAACCCATGCTCGGCTATGTTTTCGCGGCCCTGGAGTCGTTGTTCGGCCCGGCCGTGCTCACGGTGGTGGGCTTCGGCGCGGACCAGGTGCGCCGGGCCTATCCCGGGCGCGAGGCGGCCTTCGTGACCCAGACCGAACAGCTCGGCACGGGCCACGCGCTCCAGACCGCGCTCGGCGCGCTGCGCAAGCTGGGCCGGACGCACTGCCTGGTGGTCAACGGCGACACCCCGCTGCTGGAGACGGCCACGGTGGAGCGCTTCCTGGCCGAGGCCAAGGGCGCGGACGTGGCCTTCGCCACCATCACGCCCGAACACCCCGGGGCCTTCGGCCGGGTCATCCGCGACGCGGACGACCGGGTCGCGGCCATCGTGGAGGCCAAGGACCTCGACCCCGCGAAGCACGGCGATCCCCGGGAGGTCAACGCGGGCGTGTATTTCCTGCGTCTGGACGCGGCGGCTCCGCTGCTGGACAAGCTGACCAACGCCAACAAGAGCGGCGAGTACTACATCACGGACCTCGTCGGACTGGCCCGCGAGGCCGGGCTTTCGGTGAAGGGCGTGCGCTGCGGCGAGGACGTGAACCTCATGGGCATCAACTCGCCCCTGGAGCTGACCGAGGCCGAGGAGCATCTCCGGCGGCGCATCCTGCGCGCCTGGCAGGCGCGGGGCGTGCTGGCCCACCGGCCGGAGCTGGTGAGCGTGGGCCCGAGGGTGAGGCTTGAGCCCGGCTGCGAGTTGCGCGGCCCCTGCGAACTGTACGGGACCACCAGCGTGGCCCGGGGCGCAAGCGTGGGCTCGCACTGCGTGCTGACGGATTCGAGCGTGGCCGAGAACGCGCAGGTGCGCGAGTTCTGCCACCTGGAGCAGGCCCAGGTGGGGCCGGAGTGCCAGGTGGGGCCGTATGCCCGGCTGCGGCCGGGCGCGGTGCTGGAGCAGGCCGCGCGGGTGGGCAACTTCGTGGAGATGAAGAAGGCCACCCTGCGCAAGGGGGCCAAGGCCAACCACCTGACCTACCTGGGCGACGCCGATGTGGGCGAGAAGGCCAACGTGGGCGCGGGGACCATCACCTGCAACTATGACGGGAAAAACAAGTTCCGCACCGAGATCGGGGCCGGGGCCTTCATCGGCTCGAACACGGCCCTGGTGGCGCCCGTGACCGTGGGCGAGAACGCCTTGGTGGGCGCGGGCTCGGTGATCACCAAGGACGTGCCCGCCGGACAGATGGGCATCGCCCGGGGACGGCAGACGAACCTGCCGAGACGCAACAAGGCGTCTTGA